A window from Cryobacterium sp. SO1 encodes these proteins:
- a CDS encoding DUF2382 domain-containing protein, producing MTMINTTNIDSLIGANVVDTEGRKVGTVGQVYLDSSTNQPSWVTVKTGLFGTSESFAPLESADWTGDELRVGYDKNFVKDAPRIDTDGSLESADEDALYRYYGIGGSNAGQGTASAETRTDAAAGGRRTADYDSTRNDTADHDTAGARRTEGYDTSGPTTDDAMTRSEEQLRVGTEQVSAGRAQLRKHVVTENQTVTVPVSHEEVTLEREPITDANRGDATSGPDLSDEEHEIQLTAERVVVEKETVPVERVRLGTETVTEDQRVSEDVRKEEIDYDESDIDRKSRRSRDDTA from the coding sequence ATGACAATGATCAACACCACCAACATCGACTCGCTCATCGGTGCCAACGTCGTCGACACCGAGGGCCGCAAGGTCGGCACCGTCGGCCAGGTGTACCTGGACTCATCTACCAATCAGCCCAGTTGGGTCACGGTCAAAACCGGACTGTTTGGAACCAGCGAATCCTTCGCCCCGCTCGAGAGCGCCGACTGGACCGGCGACGAGTTGCGCGTCGGTTACGACAAGAACTTCGTGAAGGATGCGCCGCGCATCGACACCGACGGCTCGCTGGAGAGCGCCGACGAAGATGCGCTCTACCGGTACTACGGCATCGGCGGGTCGAACGCAGGCCAGGGCACGGCATCCGCCGAAACCCGCACGGATGCCGCCGCTGGCGGCCGCCGCACCGCCGACTATGACAGCACTCGTAACGACACCGCCGACCACGACACGGCCGGCGCGCGCCGCACCGAGGGCTACGACACCTCGGGACCCACCACCGACGATGCGATGACCCGCTCCGAGGAGCAGTTGCGCGTCGGCACGGAGCAGGTCTCCGCGGGTCGTGCCCAGCTGCGCAAGCACGTGGTGACGGAGAACCAGACGGTCACGGTGCCGGTGAGCCACGAAGAGGTCACCCTCGAACGTGAACCCATCACCGACGCCAACCGCGGCGACGCCACCTCCGGCCCCGACCTCAGTGACGAGGAGCACGAAATTCAGCTCACCGCGGAGCGCGTCGTGGTGGAGAAGGAAACCGTTCCGGTGGAGCGGGTGCGCCTGGGCACCGAGACGGTGACCGAAGACCAGCGGGTCTCCGAAGACGTGCGCAAGGAAGAGATCGACTACGACGAGTCGGACATCGACCGCAAGAGCCGCCGCTCCCGCGACGACACCGCCTAG
- a CDS encoding ATP-dependent DNA ligase: MGKLVYNSVVVDFDDRALVHLQIVIGSKLRRGESFFLSWHEPPTGGSGRASLWLHPSIPLHFKYVEGEAPSINRAWIDALTASANSGQGLVLSTEPRTQASRQHLRVG; this comes from the coding sequence ATGGGAAAGCTCGTTTACAACAGTGTCGTCGTCGACTTCGATGACCGTGCGCTTGTGCATCTGCAGATCGTGATCGGCTCCAAACTCCGCCGCGGCGAGAGTTTCTTTCTGTCCTGGCACGAGCCGCCGACCGGCGGCTCCGGTCGGGCGAGCCTGTGGCTGCACCCCAGCATTCCGCTGCACTTCAAGTATGTTGAGGGCGAGGCTCCCAGCATCAACCGAGCCTGGATTGACGCGTTGACTGCGTCGGCCAACAGCGGCCAGGGTCTGGTGCTCAGCACCGAGCCGAGGACGCAGGCTTCCCGGCAGCACCTGCGCGTCGGCTGA
- a CDS encoding YihY/virulence factor BrkB family protein: protein MARNDTSEKDATAPSPDDPRKPDSPGEVSKPSWKYALRKTLREFTADQCTDLAAALTYYAVLALFPALIALISLLGVFGQGERSVDTILNLVNQLAPGGTADLLREPLEQFSSSPSAGFALVFGIVLAIWSASGYVGAFSRAMNRIYEIEEGRPFWKLRPMQLFVTIVTILLILLMLVILIVSGPVTDAVGSALGLGETVQIVWSIAKWPILALAAVLIIAILYYATPNAKQPKFRWISLGALLALITLVIASFLFGLYITNFSNYDRTYGSLAGVIVFLLWLWIANLALLFGAEFDAELERGRQLQAGIAAEEDIQLPPRDTRKSDKAAEKERSDISDGRRIRKDASEKMDSKP, encoded by the coding sequence GTGGCCCGCAACGACACCAGCGAGAAGGACGCCACCGCTCCCTCGCCCGACGATCCCCGCAAGCCGGATTCGCCGGGCGAGGTGAGCAAGCCGTCGTGGAAGTACGCGCTGAGAAAGACTCTGCGCGAATTCACCGCCGACCAGTGCACCGATCTCGCGGCGGCGCTGACCTACTACGCCGTGCTGGCGCTGTTCCCAGCGCTGATTGCGTTGATCTCGCTGCTGGGCGTTTTCGGCCAGGGAGAGCGGTCCGTCGACACCATCCTCAACCTCGTCAACCAGCTGGCTCCCGGCGGCACGGCTGACCTGCTGCGCGAACCGCTCGAGCAGTTCAGCTCGTCGCCGTCCGCCGGGTTCGCCCTGGTCTTCGGTATCGTGCTGGCCATCTGGTCGGCATCCGGCTACGTCGGCGCGTTCAGCCGGGCCATGAATCGGATCTACGAAATCGAAGAGGGCCGGCCGTTCTGGAAGCTGCGCCCGATGCAGCTGTTCGTGACGATCGTCACCATCCTCCTGATTTTGCTCATGCTCGTGATCCTGATCGTGTCCGGCCCCGTCACGGATGCCGTGGGTAGCGCCCTCGGACTCGGCGAGACCGTGCAGATCGTCTGGTCCATCGCGAAGTGGCCGATCCTGGCCCTGGCCGCGGTGCTGATCATCGCGATCCTCTATTACGCCACTCCGAACGCCAAGCAGCCCAAGTTTCGCTGGATCAGCCTGGGCGCGCTGCTTGCGCTGATCACCCTGGTGATCGCATCGTTCCTGTTCGGGCTCTACATCACCAACTTCTCCAACTACGACCGAACCTACGGGTCGCTGGCCGGCGTCATCGTGTTCCTCCTGTGGCTCTGGATCGCCAATCTGGCCCTGCTCTTCGGTGCCGAGTTCGACGCCGAACTCGAAAGGGGCCGCCAGCTCCAGGCGGGCATCGCCGCGGAGGAAGATATCCAGCTGCCGCCCCGGGACACCCGCAAGAGCGACAAGGCCGCCGAGAAGGAACGGTCAGACATCAGCGACGGTCGGCGCATCCGTAAGGACGCGAGCGAAAAAATGGACTCGAAGCCCTAA
- a CDS encoding DUF3618 domain-containing protein, whose translation MSTYDTSSTDPEVLRSQIEQTRRGLGADVDALADKVTPGKIMDRQKDKVKGVFTSAKDKIMGTASDVGDSIGGGADSVSGSAHNAVSQVKGNPLAVGLIAFGVGWLASSLLPASTVEKKVAANVKEAAEPLVSEVKDAAKDMGANLKQPLADAADAVKDTATDAADTVKSETTSSADEVRDTAKHAGQGTV comes from the coding sequence ATGAGCACGTATGACACATCCAGCACCGACCCCGAGGTTCTGCGGAGCCAGATCGAACAAACCCGTCGGGGCCTGGGCGCCGACGTCGATGCCCTGGCCGACAAGGTCACGCCAGGCAAGATCATGGACCGCCAGAAAGACAAAGTCAAAGGCGTTTTCACGTCTGCAAAGGACAAGATCATGGGCACAGCTTCAGACGTCGGCGACTCAATCGGCGGAGGGGCTGACAGCGTGTCGGGCAGCGCGCACAACGCGGTCTCCCAGGTCAAGGGCAACCCGCTTGCGGTGGGCCTGATCGCGTTCGGTGTCGGCTGGCTGGCGTCGTCGCTGCTCCCCGCCAGCACCGTCGAGAAGAAGGTCGCGGCCAACGTGAAGGAGGCCGCGGAGCCGCTGGTGAGCGAGGTCAAGGACGCCGCGAAGGATATGGGCGCGAACCTCAAGCAGCCCCTCGCCGACGCCGCCGACGCCGTAAAAGACACAGCGACGGATGCCGCGGATACCGTGAAGTCCGAAACCACCTCGTCCGCCGACGAGGTGCGTGACACGGCTAAGCACGCCGGCCAGGGCACCGTCTAA
- a CDS encoding phage holin family protein → MSELPTPSERKAADTSLGDLLSEVTRDVSVLMRQEVELAKAEVRQSATRAGKGAGMLGGAGYAGHLTVLFLSFATWWGLGHVIDIAWAAVIVAVVWGIVAAVLFVLGRKEMKAVKGAPETVDTLKQIPDALKRNEENR, encoded by the coding sequence ATGAGTGAGCTGCCCACCCCCTCTGAACGCAAGGCTGCAGACACCTCACTCGGCGACCTGCTGAGCGAGGTCACCCGCGACGTCTCCGTGCTGATGCGCCAGGAGGTCGAACTGGCCAAGGCCGAGGTCAGGCAGTCAGCCACCCGCGCCGGCAAGGGAGCCGGGATGCTCGGCGGAGCCGGCTACGCCGGTCACCTCACCGTGCTCTTCCTGTCTTTCGCCACCTGGTGGGGACTCGGGCACGTCATCGACATCGCCTGGGCGGCCGTGATCGTCGCCGTCGTCTGGGGCATCGTGGCCGCGGTGCTCTTCGTGCTCGGCCGCAAAGAAATGAAGGCCGTCAAGGGCGCGCCCGAGACCGTCGACACCCTGAAGCAGATTCCTGACGCATTGAAACGAAACGAGGAAAACCGATGA
- a CDS encoding DUF2382 domain-containing protein has translation MINTNNIDSFIGADVVDTEGRKVGTVGQVYLDSSTDQPTWVTVKTGLFGSRESFAPLERAEWAGDELRIGFEKDVVKDAPRIDTDGSLESADENALYRYYGLGGSSAGQGTDPTGTYEDAGTEANAGTDDAMTRSEEQMRVGTEQVSAGRARLRKHVVTENQTVTVPVSREEVTLEREPITDANRGSATSGPDLTDDEHEVQLTAERVVVDKETVPVERVRLSTETVTEDQRVSEDLRKEEIDYDESEIDSKRRRDRDDTVYSRTNHRTPGQSSLGVWCRSGQPPPAVLPAQSACARTRSVATLKVGNPGENPYEHSERAGARFSCAPRGGWARWWCRARLRRASRSGAAASRCRAAPPG, from the coding sequence ATGATCAACACCAACAACATCGATTCCTTCATCGGTGCCGACGTCGTCGACACCGAAGGTCGCAAGGTCGGCACCGTCGGCCAGGTATACCTGGACTCGTCCACCGACCAGCCCACCTGGGTCACGGTCAAGACCGGACTGTTCGGCTCCCGCGAATCCTTCGCTCCGCTCGAGCGTGCCGAGTGGGCCGGCGACGAACTGCGCATCGGCTTCGAGAAGGATGTCGTGAAGGACGCCCCCCGCATTGACACCGACGGCTCGCTGGAGAGCGCCGATGAAAACGCGCTCTACCGGTATTACGGGCTCGGCGGGTCGAGCGCCGGCCAGGGCACCGACCCGACCGGAACCTACGAAGACGCCGGCACTGAGGCCAACGCCGGCACCGACGACGCGATGACCCGATCCGAGGAGCAGATGCGCGTCGGAACCGAGCAGGTGTCCGCCGGCCGCGCCCGGCTGCGCAAGCATGTGGTGACGGAAAACCAGACCGTCACGGTGCCGGTGAGTCGCGAGGAGGTCACCCTCGAGCGCGAGCCCATCACGGACGCCAATCGCGGCAGCGCCACCTCCGGCCCGGACCTCACCGACGACGAGCACGAAGTCCAACTCACCGCGGAACGCGTCGTCGTGGACAAGGAGACTGTTCCGGTGGAGCGGGTTCGCTTGAGCACCGAGACGGTCACCGAAGATCAGCGGGTCTCCGAAGACCTGCGCAAGGAAGAGATCGACTACGACGAGTCAGAGATCGACAGCAAGCGACGCCGCGACCGCGACGACACCGTTTACAGCCGCACCAACCATCGGACCCCGGGGCAGTCCAGCCTCGGGGTCTGGTGCCGGTCGGGCCAGCCGCCGCCGGCAGTCCTTCCCGCGCAGTCTGCCTGTGCCCGGACCCGAAGCGTCGCAACGTTGAAGGTCGGCAACCCCGGGGAGAACCCCTATGAGCACTCAGAGCGGGCGGGGGCGCGGTTCTCGTGCGCACCACGAGGTGGGTGGGCACGATGGTGGTGCCGGGCACGGCTGCGCCGGGCGAGTCGATCTGGCGCAGCGGCTTCTCGATGCAGAGCCGCCCCACCTGGCTGA
- a CDS encoding siderophore ABC transporter substrate-binding protein: MILQRPLATLSFVAVSALVLAGCSSTDTAAGTTGDEAAAESVSFSWDRNTADEDEEATYEATTVEVPTDPQNIVVFDMASLDTIGALGGEIAGAPLDSVPDYLQAYLADDAFNVGTLFEADLIEIEAQQPDLIVIGGRSAALYDDLSQIAPTVDLSISGSFLETLERNTEFLGEVLGAQNEAATALADLEAGIADAQAVTADAGTGLGLMVSGGKLNAMAPSGDDATGRNARGGLIYDVFGVTPVVEDIESATHGEPVSSEFLLEQNPDYLWVVDRDAATGTEDAQAAAAVLDNEIVKQTTAAEQDQIVSLNPTAWYIVFGGLTTTQLMIDDVLQIAE; encoded by the coding sequence ATGATTTTGCAGCGCCCACTCGCAACACTTTCGTTCGTCGCCGTATCCGCTCTGGTTCTCGCCGGCTGCTCATCCACAGACACCGCAGCGGGAACCACCGGTGATGAGGCCGCGGCCGAGTCGGTGTCCTTTTCCTGGGACCGCAACACGGCCGACGAAGACGAAGAAGCCACCTACGAGGCGACCACCGTTGAGGTGCCGACCGACCCGCAGAACATCGTCGTGTTCGACATGGCCAGCCTGGACACGATCGGCGCGCTCGGCGGCGAGATCGCCGGCGCACCACTGGATTCGGTGCCCGATTATCTGCAGGCGTATCTGGCCGATGACGCGTTCAACGTCGGTACCCTCTTCGAGGCCGACCTGATTGAAATCGAGGCGCAGCAGCCCGACCTCATCGTCATCGGCGGGCGCTCGGCGGCGCTCTATGACGACCTCAGCCAGATCGCGCCCACGGTCGATCTGAGCATTAGTGGGTCCTTCCTCGAGACCCTCGAGCGCAACACCGAGTTTCTCGGTGAGGTGCTCGGCGCTCAGAACGAGGCCGCGACCGCCCTCGCCGACCTCGAGGCGGGCATCGCCGACGCGCAGGCCGTCACGGCGGATGCCGGCACCGGCCTGGGCCTGATGGTCTCCGGCGGCAAGCTCAACGCCATGGCCCCCTCGGGCGACGACGCCACCGGGCGAAACGCCCGTGGTGGCCTCATCTACGACGTCTTCGGCGTCACGCCGGTCGTCGAGGACATCGAGTCGGCCACGCACGGCGAGCCGGTCTCGTCCGAGTTCCTGCTCGAGCAGAACCCGGACTACCTCTGGGTCGTCGACCGTGACGCCGCCACCGGCACCGAGGATGCCCAAGCGGCCGCGGCCGTTCTTGACAACGAGATCGTCAAGCAGACCACCGCGGCAGAGCAAGACCAGATCGTCTCCCTCAACCCCACGGCCTGGTACATCGTGTTCGGTGGGCTCACCACCACCCAGCTGATGATCGACGACGTTCTGCAGATCGCCGAGTGA
- a CDS encoding ABC transporter permease, giving the protein MTDLLTRRTPTPVPARPWRTGVGVLIGALLVILCVASLFIGVSDVSPLALITGGPGSDAAFLLVTSRIPRTVAVLLAGASLGIAGLIMQMLVRNRFVEPGTTGVTEFATLGMLISTVFWPGMPVVGKMAVAAVFGLLGTWVFLRVVRAVPVRQLVLVPLVGIMLGGVVGSVTVFFAYRLDLLQSLGQWSQGSFAQVMQGRYEFVWIAGAMVVVAWFAADRFSVIGMGEDFATNLGLDYRRVVALGMVIVALITASVLVTSGVIPFLGLVVPNVVSLIIGDNARRSIPWIAGLGAIFVLACDIIARVVRFPYEIPLSVIVGIIGAAVFLWLLLRRRGRAH; this is encoded by the coding sequence GTGACTGACCTTCTCACCCGCCGCACCCCCACCCCCGTGCCCGCCCGTCCGTGGCGCACCGGGGTGGGGGTGCTCATCGGCGCCCTGCTCGTGATCCTCTGTGTCGCAAGCCTGTTCATCGGAGTCTCCGATGTCTCGCCGCTGGCCCTGATCACCGGGGGACCGGGCAGCGACGCGGCCTTCCTGCTCGTGACCAGCCGCATCCCGCGCACCGTCGCCGTACTCCTGGCCGGCGCGTCGCTGGGCATCGCCGGCCTGATCATGCAGATGCTGGTGCGCAACCGTTTCGTCGAACCCGGCACCACCGGTGTCACCGAGTTCGCCACCCTCGGCATGCTGATCAGCACCGTTTTCTGGCCCGGGATGCCGGTGGTGGGCAAGATGGCCGTCGCCGCGGTGTTCGGCCTGCTGGGCACCTGGGTGTTCCTCCGGGTCGTGCGCGCGGTGCCCGTGCGCCAGCTGGTGCTCGTGCCGCTGGTGGGCATCATGCTGGGCGGCGTCGTCGGCTCAGTCACGGTGTTCTTCGCCTATCGCCTCGACCTGCTGCAGTCGCTCGGCCAGTGGTCGCAGGGCAGTTTCGCGCAGGTCATGCAGGGCCGCTACGAGTTCGTCTGGATCGCCGGCGCCATGGTGGTGGTGGCGTGGTTCGCCGCCGACCGGTTCAGCGTCATCGGCATGGGCGAGGACTTCGCCACCAACCTCGGCCTGGACTACCGCCGGGTCGTAGCGCTCGGAATGGTGATCGTGGCGCTCATCACCGCGTCGGTGCTGGTCACCTCCGGGGTGATCCCGTTCCTCGGCCTCGTGGTGCCCAATGTGGTCAGCCTGATCATCGGCGACAACGCTCGTCGGTCCATCCCGTGGATCGCCGGCCTCGGCGCCATCTTCGTGCTCGCCTGCGACATCATCGCCAGGGTCGTGCGCTTCCCCTATGAGATCCCGCTGTCGGTCATCGTCGGCATCATCGGCGCCGCCGTGTTCCTCTGGCTGCTGCTGCGAAGGAGGGGTCGTGCTCACTGA
- a CDS encoding iron chelate uptake ABC transporter family permease subunit has translation MLTDTAPAPGRLRRPGRLAGLWARPGVRLALLAVAALALVAVYFFTDVPGSVAFALRIRSLTVIAMVLVAAAVGVSTVVFHTITQNRILTPSIMGFDAFYVLISTVIVFFFGSASFLGADPLTLWAVQVLVMVAFSVVLFSWLFGGKRRSLHLMLLVGIVLGTFFRSFTEWMQRMLDPLDFQVLSDAMFASLSRPDETLLLLTGVIVVLACVAVWPMLGILDVLTLGEPAAVGLGVNHRRTVLMLFTIVSVMIAASTALVGPILFFGLIVANLAYSYAGTFLHRWTLPMAVLIGVICLLGGQIVLERVFSLGGSLSMIIEFAGGLFFLYLVLRKGAR, from the coding sequence GTGCTCACTGACACCGCCCCCGCCCCCGGCCGCCTCCGCCGGCCCGGGCGGCTCGCCGGTCTCTGGGCCCGCCCCGGCGTGCGGTTGGCCCTGCTCGCGGTCGCGGCGCTGGCGCTCGTGGCCGTCTACTTCTTCACGGATGTGCCCGGGTCGGTGGCCTTCGCACTCAGAATCCGCAGCCTCACCGTGATCGCCATGGTGCTGGTCGCCGCCGCGGTCGGCGTGTCCACGGTGGTCTTCCACACCATCACCCAGAACCGCATCCTCACCCCGTCGATCATGGGTTTCGACGCCTTCTACGTGCTCATCTCCACGGTGATCGTGTTCTTCTTCGGGTCGGCATCGTTCCTCGGCGCCGATCCGCTCACCCTGTGGGCGGTGCAGGTGCTGGTGATGGTGGCTTTCAGTGTGGTTCTGTTCAGCTGGCTGTTCGGCGGCAAACGCCGCTCGTTGCACCTGATGCTGTTGGTCGGCATCGTGCTGGGCACGTTCTTTCGCAGCTTCACCGAGTGGATGCAGCGGATGCTCGATCCGCTGGACTTCCAGGTGCTCTCCGATGCGATGTTCGCCTCGCTCAGCCGCCCCGACGAGACACTGCTGCTGCTCACCGGCGTGATCGTGGTGCTCGCGTGCGTCGCCGTCTGGCCGATGCTGGGCATCCTCGATGTGCTCACCCTGGGGGAGCCCGCCGCCGTGGGGCTGGGGGTGAACCACCGGCGCACGGTGCTGATGCTCTTCACCATCGTGTCGGTGATGATCGCCGCCTCAACGGCCCTGGTCGGGCCGATCCTGTTCTTCGGGCTGATCGTGGCGAACCTCGCCTACTCCTACGCCGGCACCTTCCTGCACCGGTGGACGCTGCCGATGGCCGTGCTGATCGGCGTGATCTGTCTGCTCGGCGGCCAGATCGTCCTCGAGCGGGTCTTCTCCCTCGGCGGCAGCCTCTCGATGATCATCGAGTTCGCCGGCGGCCTCTTCTTCCTCTATCTGGTTCTGCGAAAGGGGGCACGATGA
- a CDS encoding ABC transporter ATP-binding protein: MIVLDGVTKRYNSQTVLDDVSISFGAEGVTALIGPNGAGKSTLFGVVGRLIRPELGSVTVDGLDVTAARSSDLATTLAVLRQDNHIAARLTVHDLVEFGRFPHSKGRLTVTDRDHVERAIAYLELDDYRHRFLDELSGGQRQRAFIAMVLAQDTKYVLLDEPLNNLDLRHMTEIMKLLRRMADELGKRVIVVLHDINFAATYSDRIVAMRDGRVVADAPAGEIMRPDVLEAVYDTKVDVREIDGRPVALYYS, from the coding sequence ATGATCGTGCTCGATGGCGTGACCAAACGCTACAACTCCCAGACGGTGCTCGACGACGTGAGCATCTCGTTCGGTGCCGAGGGGGTGACGGCGCTGATCGGGCCCAACGGCGCGGGCAAGTCCACCCTCTTCGGGGTCGTCGGGCGCCTCATCCGCCCCGAGCTCGGCAGCGTCACGGTAGACGGCCTGGATGTGACCGCGGCCCGCTCGAGCGACCTGGCCACCACCCTCGCCGTGCTGCGGCAAGACAACCACATCGCCGCCCGCCTCACCGTGCACGATCTGGTCGAGTTCGGCCGCTTCCCGCATTCGAAGGGCCGCCTCACCGTGACCGACCGCGACCACGTGGAGCGGGCCATCGCCTACCTCGAGCTCGACGACTATCGGCACCGGTTCCTCGACGAGCTCTCCGGTGGGCAACGGCAGCGCGCGTTCATCGCGATGGTGCTCGCGCAGGACACCAAGTATGTGTTGCTGGATGAACCTCTGAACAACCTCGATCTGCGTCACATGACCGAGATCATGAAGCTGTTGCGGCGCATGGCCGACGAGCTCGGCAAGCGCGTCATCGTGGTGCTGCACGACATCAACTTCGCCGCCACCTACTCCGACCGCATCGTCGCCATGCGCGACGGCCGGGTCGTGGCGGATGCCCCGGCCGGCGAGATCATGCGGCCAGACGTTCTCGAGGCGGTCTACGACACCAAGGTCGACGTGCGCGAGATCGACGGCCGCCCGGTGGCCCTGTACTACTCCTAA